In Glycine max cultivar Williams 82 chromosome 10, Glycine_max_v4.0, whole genome shotgun sequence, the DNA window TGGGTTGAACTCTTGTTGGCGAAAAGAGTACAACCCACCAAGTGAAGTAGATACGTGCGGGCTGCTACAACCCATCGTCTGGTCCTGCACTGGCTCTGATACAAGTCCCGAAGCCACCCCAACCGGACATGAGGTCCACCAGCCTGTCGGGTCTCAAATGTAGCCTCCTCATGACTGACCTCAAGAAGCTTCGTCAGTAGACCAATGGCGTCTGAAGTAACAAGCGGCTCGAACGTATGCAGCGCGACAGTGATAGGAAGGTGTAGGAGTGACGCTACATCATCCAACGTGATCGTCAACTCACCTACTGGCAGGTGGAACGTGCTAGTCTCGCGATGCCACCTCTCGACAAAGGCGGATATGAGTCCAGGATCAGTGGTGATAACAGAACATCTAATCAGTGGACTCAATCCGGTGCCAGCAATCAACCCTTCGATCTCAGGCGCTGGTCTCCCAATTTTATCTACTTTTCTACCGTGGGAGACCAACTTCAGATCGGGTCGTTCCTAAATTGAATAACAATTTACAATAACgtgtatataaaaaacaatccaactacaaataatttttatgtaattagtCAACATTAAAAACTACGTACCTGTCCACTCCAGATGCTGTGTGCGACATGCTCAGCAAAATCGGTCAAAATTGATGGGTCGCGTGGTCCACCGGGGAAACTCTCATCTGCAACAGGTGACCCCAAGCTCCCATCAGTAGCCACTCCCTCTGTCTGAACAGCATCGGCAGCGCCTGTCATCTCTGGGGTGGCATCAGACACATGAGGAACATCCTCAGGTCTCTCTGTCACATCCTCACGCAGACGAACCCGTTGCTTACGTGCTGAAGCAGTAGGTCTGCGACGCAGAGGAACATCAGCCTCATGCGTATCCTCACTAATGCCTCTACCTCTACCAGCTCCTAAcgcacgacctaaacctcgtgttccAACCATGATCTGAAATCATGaagaacatttatttttttcggtcaaattaaatattcaaataattggtAACAAACCTTTGTCATTACAAATTTGTTCAAACACATGTTTTGTATGTTTCTTACTAATTTGGTCAAATTAAGTTTTCAATGTTTCTTGGACATGATGTTCTCATGATATGTGTGACATTCTCATTTAGGATATCTGTGACATTATGCTTCATTATGAGGGACATGTAGAATCAAGGCatgctttttgttttttggtttagTATTTTGAAAATAGGACAAAGAATTTAGGAGACACAATTCTCCTAAAAGCTGAAATTGAATAATGAAATTGTTTGCTTCCAAGGgaataatcaaatcaaacattATAAGATTTACTTCCAAGGGAAATATAATAGGCAGAATTTTTGGTTTCTGTTTGGATCatgtttaaattctttttacagCTCAAACATGATTAACACTTACCCTTCTCTCATTAGTAACACAAAGCCCAAGATGAATGATGAATGGTTCAAATCATGAGCGGATccgaaagggggggggggggggggaaacgGCCTAGAggatcacttaaaaaaattccCACTGTTTTATCTCTATCTAACacatttattgttttcaatgaACAAGTTTGAGTTCCATTTTGCTTTTGGTCTAACAATCAGATTGGATTTAAGTTGTcttaatttatatgatattgtGGAGCGCGTGCATGTTCAGAAGGAAttccaatgaaaagaaaaaagctcaTGGCACTTTCTAGGTTTCTTTAGATTAGGGAAATGTGTATTTTATATGTTTCTATTCTTTGGTTTTGTATTTTCGAGATTGCTATCTTGTTAGCATTCAGTGTGCATGCTTGCTTGATTGTAGCACTCTCATTAGCACCAACTATGCTTGTGTAAGTGCCGTTATACATTTTTAGTGAATGATCAATTGATcttttgacaaaaaaagaagaaaaaaagaggaagcATTTACATAAAAGAGATGGAGAGCAGCAGATTGATGCTTTCAATTGCCAAGCTTATAACATTGCTTAGATTGTGTAGGTATCAGATTAGACAAATTTGTTTTCAATATCAAAAGAATTCCCATTGTAATTGACAGGTTGCAGGctattagattagattagacAAACTTCTTttcaatatcaaaataaatttagaaacaGAGTAACACAGGAACTTTGTTTTCTTGtctcatattttttcttaattacaaGTCTAACAGTAGTCTAATAGTTGCATATTAGTATCCTaacttaccttttttttttcttaaccatCTCATTCATCAGGGAAAAAGAATCCTAACTAATCCACATAATTTATGCAGTGTATACAGTCATTTATACATCCTAACCAAATGACAGAAAATAACAATTCAATTTAGACATCCTAaccaaatgaaagcaaaatacaATAGGTGATGTATCAAAATTAGGGAGTTTGTGTAAGTTAAATACCATATACACTTTGTAAtagcaaataaattaaaaataataattactaataTCAATAAATTGGTGGTTCAGacaaaatttttaagaaaaataaccaaaaaacaccaaaacATGCTCCGCGGAAGAAGTTTCGAATGTTCTTCCGCGAGAAAGATAGGTAGCTTGCGGAAGAAGGTTCCACAGGTTCTTCCGTGACCAGGAAATGTTGTCGGTGGAAGAAGGTTCCATAGGTTCTTCCGCGACCAGGAAATGTTGACGGTGGAAGAAGGTTCCGCAGGTTCTTCCGCGGGATTCGCGGAAGACATAGTTCTTCCATTGGATCCCGCGGAAGAACCTTCGGAACCTTCTTCCGCTGGATCCTGCGGAAGAACCTTCGGAACCTTCTTCTGCAGGAACCCGCGGAAGAACCTTCTCCCCCTTCTTCCGCAGGTTCCCGCGGAAGAACTCCTTCTTCCGCTTCAATATCCAACTGCCCCTTCCACATGcgtggaagaaggttcttctcgCGGAAGAACCTTCGTCTTCAACCTCAGCCACCACACATCACTCATGTAGTCTATCCTACGGCCATTAACGCTTCCAAATGAAGACACGAGGTTAGAACACTAACTTGGATGGCGGAAGAAACGAACAAAGCTAGTCAATGGAGGATGCCAATACCTGTGGAGGAGAAGAAGGGAACCAAATTTCAAAGCGTTGAAGAAGAAGCTTGCCATTGTATACACAGAAGACGAAGGAAGAAGACGAACctttttggaaggaaggagaagAACGAAAccaaggaagaagaagcttgCGGGGAGGTTGCTGGGTGCATGCAAGAAGAAGGAAAGCGCAGAAGAAAACGTTTTTTAAaacggaagaagaagaaaatgtttttttaaaaaaatatattaacttttattttttaaatgaagggtattTTAGGAAGTTCATTCAATttctgggtgcaccagcaattttgcagggtgcacctagcaacagcctaacttattttataattttttaaaggcaACATGAGAGTATATGTtacgttttgggccagagttgGGTCCAAATACACACGAAAGCCCTCAAAGCATAACCTCACTCGTATTAGCGTTGCTgtgtgagagaaagagaaatggcAACAAGCGAAGAAGTGGTTGCGGCGGCGCCGGAGGCAGCCGCGCCGGAGGCAGGGTTGAAGCACAAACTGGAGAGAAAATGGACGTTTTGGTGCGACAACCAATCCAAACCCAAGCAAGGCGCTGCTTGGGGAACCTCTCTTCGCAAGGTCTACACCTTCGACACCGTTGAAGAGTTCTGGTGGTATAGAATTTCTCTTCCTCCTCCTTTTTCTTCTcccaaatattcatttttttagatGAAGGGAATCTAAGCATGCAATCtcaaatcttatattttatgaattctTATCATGGGTTTCAATGATTGATGcactgatttatttatttaaaaaaatataattgatttttatggATCTTAGGATAGAAAATCTTAATGTGTCTtaatctttcttattttttattttgccttACATGGGGATTtatggttttttgtttttttaattgttattattattattatttggagaTTGGGAGTGTTGGTAAATTATTGGAAGAAATGAATTTGATGTGGGAAATGCTGGTTTAGTTTGTATGATCAGGTATTCAAGCCCAGCAAGTTGCAAATCAATGCCGATTTTCACTTGTTCAAGACTGGGATTGACCCTAAATGGGAAGATCCAGAGTGCGCCAATGGAGGAAAGTGGTCTATCACCAGCAACAGCGGCAGGAAGGCTAACCTTGATAACATGTGGCTTGAAACTGtaattgttttttagttttttgctGGTTGGTTTTGTTTTCGTGTTTAGAGAATATGAGGTGAGATCTGTTGTTTATTTGTGATTGTTCTTCGGAATAGATGATGGCTTTGATTGGGGAACAATTTGAGGATGCTGAGGACATATGTGGTGTGGTTGCTAGTGTGCGCCAGTGGCAGGACAAACTTTCGTTGTGGACAAAGACAGCAGCAAATGAAGCTGCCCAGGTTTTTTATTATCTTGTAAATGATACTATGCAATTGAAATTTATGTTATGTTGTCTATTTTCTTGTCTGTATATGATTTCCTAGTGTAGAATCTATAGAATCTAGATAATGAAGGGTATTGAAACATCAAATAAAAGCTATGGTTGGATTCACTACTATCTCTCCTATCTTCAAATCATCAATCAATTTGTCCTATCCATGTCACTTTTGCTGTCTTAGGAGGTCTCTTTTTAGTGATTGAGGTTCAAGAGAGTTGAAGATAATAGGCTC includes these proteins:
- the LOC102669043 gene encoding protein MAIN-LIKE 2-like; amino-acid sequence: MVGTRGLGRALGAGRGRGISEDTHEADVPLRRRPTASARKQRVRLREDVTERPEDVPHVSDATPEMTGAADAVQTEGVATDGSLGSPVADESFPGGPRDPSILTDFAEHVAHSIWSGQERPDLKLVSHGRKVDKIGRPAPEIEGLIAGTGLSPLIRCSVITTDPGLISAFVERWHRETSTFHLPVGELTITLDDVASLLHLPITVALHTFEPLVTSDAIGLLTKLLEVSHEEATFETRQAGGPHVRLGWLRDLYQSQCRTRRWVVAARTYLLHLVGCTLFANKSSTHVHVVHLEAFRDQA
- the LOC100499799 gene encoding eukaryotic translation initiation factor isoform X1 — translated: MATSEEVVAAAPEAAAPEAGLKHKLERKWTFWCDNQSKPKQGAAWGTSLRKVYTFDTVEEFWCLYDQVFKPSKLQINADFHLFKTGIDPKWEDPECANGGKWSITSNSGRKANLDNMWLETMMALIGEQFEDAEDICGVVASVRQWQDKLSLWTKTAANEAAQVFYYLMSIGRKWKEIIDVNDKITYNFHDDSRSKGATKGRYTV
- the LOC100499799 gene encoding eukaryotic translation initiation factor isoform X2 produces the protein MATSEEVVAAAPEAAAPEAGLKHKLERKWTFWCDNQSKPKQGAAWGTSLRKVYTFDTVEEFWCLYDQVFKPSKLQINADFHLFKTGIDPKWEDPECANGGKWSITSNSGRKANLDNMWLETMMALIGEQFEDAEDICGVVASVRQWQDKLSLWTKTAANEAAQMSIGRKWKEIIDVNDKITYNFHDDSRSKGATKGRYTV